From Prionailurus viverrinus isolate Anna chromosome B2, UM_Priviv_1.0, whole genome shotgun sequence, the proteins below share one genomic window:
- the UFL1 gene encoding E3 UFM1-protein ligase 1: MADAWEEIRRLAADFQRAQFAEATQRLSERNCIEIVNKLIAQKQLDVVHTLDGKEYITPAQISKEMRDELHVRGGRVNIVDLQQVINVDLTHIESRIGDIVKSEKHVQLVLGQLIDDNYLDRLAEEVNDKLQESGQVTISELCKTYDLPGNFLTQALMQRLGRIINGHIDLDNRGVIFTEAFVARHKARIRGLFSAITRPTAVNSLISKYGFQEQLLYSVLEELVNSGRLRGTVVGGRQDKAVFVPDIYSRTQSTWVDSFFRQNGYLEFDALSRLGIPDAVSYIKKRYKTTQLLFLKAACVGQGLVDQVEASVEEAISSGTWVDIAPLLPSSLSVEDAAMLLQQVMRAFSKQASAVVFSDTVVVSEKFINNCTELFSELMHQKAEKEMKNNPVHLITEEDLKQVSILESINTSKKDKKDERRRKATEGSGSVRGGGGGNAREYKIKKIKKKGRKEEDSDDESSHTGKKKPEITFMFQDEIEDFLRKHVQDAPEEFISELAEYLIKPLNKTYLEVVRSVFMSSTSSASGTGRKRTIKDLQEEVSNLYNNIRLFEKGVKFFTDDTQATLTKHLLKTVCTDITNLIFNFLASDLMMAVDDPATITNEVRKKILSKLSEETKVALTKLHSSLNEKSIEDFLSCLDSAAEACDIMVKRGDKKRERQILFQHRQALAEQLKVTEDPALILHLTSVLLFQFSTHSMLHAPGRCVPQIIAFLSSKIPEDQHTLLVKYQGLVVKHLVSQNKKTGQGDDPLSDELDKEQEDTTNTTRKELQELSSSIKDLVLKSRKSSMTEE, translated from the exons ATGGCGGACGCCTGGGAGGAGATCAGGCGGTTGGCGGCTGACTTTCAGCGGGCGCAGTTCGCCGAGGCCACACAGAG GTTGTCAGAAAGGAACTGCATTGAGATTGTGAATAAATTGATTGCTCAGAAACAGCTAGATGTAGTTCACACACTTGATGGGAAGGAATATATTACTCCAGCCCAAATTAGTAAAGAAATGAGAGATGAGCTACATGTCCGAGGAG GTCGAGTAAACATTGTTGATCTACAACag gtaattAATGTGGATCTGACTCATATTGAAAGTAGAATTGGTGACATTGTAAAATCAGAAAAGCATGTTCAGCTAGTTCTGGGACAACTGATAGATGA CAATTATTTGGATCGGTTAGCAGAAGAGGTAAATGATAAATTGCAAGAAAGTGGTCAGGTCACCATATCAGAACTATGTAAGACCTATGATCTTCCTGGAAACTTTCTGACACAG GCACTAATGCAGCGACTAGGTAGAATTATTAATGGACACATTGATCTTGATAACAGAGGAGTAATATTTACTGAAGCTTTTGTAGCTCGACATAAAGCACGCATCCGTGGACTGTTCAGTGCTATTACCCG GCCTACAGCAGTGAATTCTCTCATTTCAAAATATGGATTTCAAGAGCAGCTGCTTTACT CTGTGCTTGAGGAACTTGTTAATAGTGGACGTTTACGAGGTACTGTGGTTGGTGGGAGACAGGATAAGGCGGTGTTTGTTCCTGACATTTACTCCAGAACACAGAGTACTTGGGTGGATTCCTTTTTCAGGCAGAATGGCTATCTag AATTTGATGCTTTGTCCAGACTTGGAATCCCAGATGCTGTGAGCTACATAAAGAAAAGATACAAGACTACACAGCTCTTGTTTTTGAAAGCAGCTTGTGTTGGTCAAGGACTTGTAGATCAAGTGGAAGCATCAGTAGAGGAAGCCATCAGCTCTGGAACATGGGTTGATATTGCA ccTCTGTTACCCAGTTCTTTATCAGTCGAAGATGCTGCAATGTTGCTTCAACAGGTGATGAGAGCATTCAGCAAGCAGGCTTCAGCTGTAGTCTTTAGCGACACTGTTGTAGTCAGCGAAAAATTCATAAATAACTGCACAGAACTGTTCAGTGAACTGATGCACCAAAAAGCTGAAAAG gaaatgaaaaataatcctGTTCATTTAATCACTGAAGAAGATCTGAAACAAGTCTCCATTTTAGAAAGCATTAACACaagtaaaaaggataaaaaagatgaACGAAGGAGAAAAGCAACAg AGGGCAGTGGAAGTGTgagaggaggtggtggtggcAATGCCAGAgagtacaaaattaaaaaaatcaagaagaaaggaagaaaagaagaggataGTGATGATGAGTCATCTCATACTG GAAAGAAGAAGCCAGAGATCACTTTTATGTTCCAGGATGAGATTgaagattttttaagaaaacacgTACAAGATGCCCCTGAGGAGTTTATTTCTGAACTTGCCGAGTACTTAATAAA ACCTCTTAATAAAACTTACCTCGAGGTGGTGCGTTCAGTGTTCATGTCTTCAACTTCTTCTGCCTCTGGAACTGGTCGAAAGCGCACTATCAAGGACTTGCAAGAAGAGGTTTCAAACCTGTATAATAACATTCGCCTTTTTGAAAAGGGGGTGAAGTTCTTCACAG ATGATACGCAAGCTACTCTTACAAAGCATTTGCTGAAGACAGTGTGTACTGATATCACTAACCTCATTTTCAACTTCTTAGCTTCGGATTTAATGATGGCAGTAGACGATCCTGCAACCATCACAAATGAA gtaagaaaaaaaattttaagtaaattatcaGAAGAAACCAAAGTAGCTCTCACAAAACTACATAGCTCTCTGAATGAAAAA AGCATAGAAGACTTTCTTTCTTGTCTGGATTCTGCAGCAGAGGCTTGTGATATTATGGTGAAAAGGGGagacaaaaaaagggaaag gcAGATATTGTTCCAGCATCGACAAGCACTGGCTGAACAGCTAAAAGTCACAGAAGACCCTGCTCTTATTCTGCACCTCACATCAGTCCTTCTGTTTCAGTTCTCAACCCACAGCATGCTCCATGCACCTGGAAGATGTGTCCCACAGATCATCGCCTTTCTCAGTAGTAAAATTCCAGAG GATCAGCATACTCTTTTGGTAAAGTATCAAGGTTTAGTTGTAAAGCATTTAGTTAGTCAAAATAAGAAGACTGGCCAGGGAGATGATCCTTTGAGTGATGAATTAGACAAAGAACAAGAAGATACCACCAATACTACTCGTAAAGAGCTTCAAGAACTTTCTTCATCCATTAAAGACCTTGTTCTCAAATCCAGGAAGTCATCTATGACAGAAGAGTAA